Part of the Oncorhynchus masou masou isolate Uvic2021 unplaced genomic scaffold, UVic_Omas_1.1 unplaced_scaffold_2971, whole genome shotgun sequence genome is shown below.
TTGTTTCTGTGTCTCAGGGGCCTCCCAGTGGGTCGTGGTAATCATCATGTAGTTGTTTCTGTGTCTCAGGGGCCTCCCAGTGGGTGGTGGTAATCATCATGTAGTTGTTTCTGTGTCTCAGGGGCCTCCCAGTGGGTGGTGGTAATCATGATGTAGTTGTTTCTGTGTCTCAGGGGCCTCCCAGTGGGTGGTGGTAATCATGATGTAGTTGTTTCTGTGTCTCAGGGGCCTCCCAGTGGGTCGTGGTAATCATCATGTAGTTGTTTCTGTGTCTCAGGGGCCTCCCAGTGGGTCGTGGTAATCATCATGTAGTTGTTTCTGTGTCTCAGGGGCCTCCCAGTGGGTCGTGGTAATCATGATGTAGTTGTTTCTGTGTCTCAGGGGCCTCCCAGTGGGTCGTGGTAATCATGATGTAGTTGTTTCTGTGTCTCAGGGGCCTCCCAGTGGGTGGTGGTAATCATCATGTAGTTGTTTCTGTGTCTCAGGGGCCTCCCAGTGGGTGGTGGTAATCATGATGTAGTTGTTTCTGTGTCTCAGGGGCCTCCCAGTGGGTGGTGGTAATCGTGATGTAGTTGTTTCTGTGTCTCAGGGGCCTCCCAGTGGGTCGTGGTAATCATGATGTAGTTGTTTCTGTGTCTCAGGGGCCTCCCAGTGGGTCGTGGTAATCATGATGTAGTTGTTTCTGTGTCTCAGGGGCCTCCCAGTGGGTCGTGGTAATCATGATGTAGTTGTTTCTGTGTCTCAGGGGCCTCCCAGTGGGTGGTGGTAATCATGATGTAGTTGTTTCTGTGTCTCAGGGGCCTCCCAGTGGGTGGTGGTAATCATGATGTAGTTGTTTCTGTGTCTCAGGGGCCTCCCAGTGGGTGGTGGTAATCATGATGTAGTTGTTTCTGTGTCTCAGGGGCCTCCCAGTGGGTGGTGGTAATCATCATGTAGTTGTTTCTGTGTCTCAGGGGCCTCCCAGTGGGTCGTGGTAATCATGATGTAGTTGTTTCTGTGTCTCAGGGGCCTCCCAGCCAACATTCAGCTGGATGTGGACGGAGACAGAGAAGCTGAGAGAATCTACTGCCTGTTCAGCACGTACATGAACAAACTGGTCAACATGCAAGGTCAGATatacagacgtgtgtgtgtgtgtgtgtgtgtgtgtgtgtgtgtgtgtgtgtgtgtgtgtgtgtgtgtgtgtgtgtgtgtgtgtgtgtgtctctcagccTGACCGTGTCCTCTCcccccagagtgtgtgtgtgtgtgtgtgtgtgtgtgtgtgtgtgtgtgtgtgtgtcttctcccccccagaggcctgtgtgtgtgtgtgtgtgtgtgtgtgtgtgtgtgtgtgtgtgtgtgtgtgtgtgtgtgtgtgtgtgtgtgtgtgtgtgtgtgtgtgtgtgtgtgtgtgtgtgtgtgaccgtgtcCTCTCCCCCCCAGAGGCCTGTGGCAGTAGATCAGTATATGACGGCCCAGAGCAGGAGGAGTATTCCAGCTTCCTCATCGACGATCCCCGGGAGACCTATAAGACCCTGAGAGTCATCATCTCCTCTGTTCAgacactggagcagcagcacaccAAGTACAAACGAGACATGTTCAGGAAGACCAAGATCGGCAGCCAGTAAGTCTCTTTCTCCTGTGGCTGGTTCTGGTCCGGAACAGGTCTGGTTCTGGTCCGGGACAGGTCTGGGTCTGGTCCAGGACAGGTCAGGTTCTGGTCCGGGACAGGTCTGGTTCTGGTCCGGGACAGGTCTGGGTCTGGTCCAGGACAGGTCTGGTTCTGGTCCGGGACAGGTCTGGTTCTGGTCCAGGACAGGTCTGGTTCTGGTCCGGGACAGGTCTGGTTCTGGTCCGTGACAGGCGTGGTTCTGGTCCGGGACAGGCGTGGTTCTGGTCCGAGACATGTCTGGGTCTGGTCCGGGacaggtctgggtctggtctgggacAGGTCTGGTTCTGGTCCGGGACAGGTCTGGTTCTGGTCTgggacaggtctgggacaggtctgggacaggtctgggacaggtctgGTTCTGGTCCGGGACAGGTCTGGTTCTGGTCTgggacaggtctgggacaggtctgGGTCAGGTCTGGTTCTGGTCTGGGACACGTCTGGGACAGTACTAACAGTCTAGAAGGGTCCATGTAGtggacattcacacacacacacacacactctgtaaaAATGCTCTGTAACATTTCACCCTCCTGACCACACCCCTCTTCTCTGTGTTCCGCAGGGATCATCCAATCGGAGACAAGAGTTTGTGTTACATCCACCAACAGTCTGAGAGCTCCACCTACTCCATCTAGCCCCGCCCACCAACCACTGCCATGAAGCGCAGAGCTCCGCCCCCGATGACCTGAGACCTAGCAACACTTCCTGGTTACTCCTGGTCCACGGCTTCCCATGGTGCATCTTTCAGAACACGGACACTCAGAGCCGAGGTCTAATGGGGTAGAATAGTCTATGATGATGTGCTACAATACAATGCTCTGGACTGTTGGTGTACCAGTGACCACGCACTTTAACCCGCCCCACAACGGACATAAAGCTACTGCCTCAGCACGTTCTGAAACAATCTTATTTTATTGTTCATGTTTTTGTAATGTTTGATAACAAAATGGTTTAAGTGGTTTATTCCTGGTGTGAAAACAACCGATTCCTTTGTATTTCAAGTCACACGGACCAAACTCTAGGTTGAAAGACTGTTCACTTGGGGTCACATCCGACTATGTATgtgttgaaccccccccccccccgcactcCTTCCAGGGAAAgatgatgacagagggaggagacgggCAGGTCATCAGTCAGCGACCGCGACCATGAGGACCCCTAGCTGTTCATCTAACTGATTGGTGCAGCCTTCATTTACAATCTGGATCGTCCTGTTTTAATTGTTTAAGAGTTGTAGTGTTTAATTCCGAGCCTGGTTCTGCTTTTGGtagttctctgctgcctcctGGTCTGGGTCAGAACCCTGCTGCCTCCTGTCCCTGGGTCAGAACTCTGCTGCCTCCTGGTCTGGGTCAGAACTCTGCTGCCTCCTGGTCTGGGTCAGAACCCTGCTGCCTCCTGGTCTGGGTCAGAACCCTGCTGCCTCCTGGTCTGGGTCAGAACTCTGCTGCCTCCTGGTCTGGGTCAGAACTCTGCTGCCTCCTGGTCTGGGTCAGAACTCTGCTGCCTCCTGGTCTGGGTCAGAACTCTGCTGCCTCCTGGTCTGGGTCAGAACTCTGCTGCCTCCTGTCCCTGGGTCAGAACCCTGCTGCCTCCTGTCCCTGGGTCAGAACTCTGCTGCCTCCTGGTCTGGGTCAGAACTCTGCTGCCTCCTGGTCTGGGTCAGAACTCTGCTGCCTCCTGGTCTGGGTCAGAACTCTGCTGCCTCCTGGTCTGGGTCAGAACCCTGCTGCCTCCTGGCCTGTACCCTGTCCCTGGGTCAGAACTACAAATCCCAGTTGTGTATGCATTCCCTCAGATTTCTCCTGCTGTGAATCTAGTTAATGGTCAGGTCCAGGGCCTATGGAAGGTACGGGCCATTATGGTTCACTCTCTGCATTGTGGGAAACCAACTAAACTAACCTGGTGACTGGTTGCTATGTCCAAAGCAACAGAACTAACCCGGTGACTGGTTGCTATGTCCAAAGCAACAGAACGAACCCGGTGACTGGTTGCTATGTCCAAAGCAACAGAACGAACCCAGTGACTGGTTGCTATGTCCAAAGCAACAGAACGAACCCGGTGACTGGTTGCTATGTCCAATGCAACAGAACTAACCCGGTGACTGGTTGCTATGTCCAAAGCAACAGAACTAACCCGGTGAATGGTTGCTATGTCCAAAGCAACAGAACTAACCCGGTGACTGGTTGCTATGGCCAAAGCAACAGAACGAACCCGGTGACTGGTTGCTATGTCCAAAGCAGCAGAACGGTGACTGGTTGCTATGTTCAAAGCAACAGAACTAACCCGGTGACTGGTTGCTATGTCCAACGCAACAGAACGAACCCAGTGACTGGTTGCTATGTCCAAAGCAACAGAACAAACCCGGTGACTGGTTGCT
Proteins encoded:
- the LOC135534073 gene encoding ras GTPase-activating protein 3-like; the encoded protein is GLPANIQLDVDGDREAERIYCLFSTYMNKLVNMQEACGSRSVYDGPEQEEYSSFLIDDPRETYKTLRVIISSVQTLEQQHTKYKRDMFRKTKIGSQDHPIGDKSLCYIHQQSESSTYSI